From the Amycolatopsis thermoflava N1165 genome, one window contains:
- a CDS encoding ABC transporter permease, which translates to MNRERFGRWLPWVSTPLILVVFFLLWDVFVRVNGMSELVLPRPGTVFASLGELVTTGDTWYHARVTAIETISGFAIALVAGVAAGVVLGKVRWMERSLRPLIVASQVVPKVALIPLFVIWFGFGITSKVIMAAMLAFFPIMLNVQLGVRSVEAGQRDVMRSLNANRWQTFNHLEFKSTLPYVFAGMEVGIVLAIIGTIVGEYLGGSEGLGYLVVRTLNALDAPALFAVIILLSVLGLVLYFVVNGLKRFFIPWHESVYSMQETNA; encoded by the coding sequence GTGAACAGGGAACGTTTCGGCAGGTGGCTGCCGTGGGTGAGCACGCCGCTCATCCTGGTCGTGTTCTTCCTGCTGTGGGACGTGTTCGTGCGCGTCAACGGCATGTCGGAGCTGGTGCTGCCGCGGCCGGGCACCGTGTTCGCGAGCCTCGGCGAGCTGGTCACCACCGGCGACACCTGGTACCACGCGCGGGTCACCGCGATCGAGACGATCAGCGGGTTCGCGATCGCGCTGGTCGCCGGGGTCGCGGCCGGTGTGGTGCTGGGCAAGGTCCGGTGGATGGAGCGCAGCCTGCGGCCGCTGATCGTGGCCTCGCAGGTGGTGCCGAAGGTGGCGCTGATCCCGCTGTTCGTGATCTGGTTCGGCTTCGGCATCACCTCGAAGGTGATCATGGCCGCGATGCTGGCGTTCTTCCCGATCATGCTCAACGTGCAGCTGGGCGTCCGCTCGGTCGAGGCGGGGCAGCGGGACGTGATGCGCAGCCTCAACGCGAACCGGTGGCAGACGTTCAACCACCTGGAGTTCAAGAGCACGCTGCCGTACGTGTTCGCCGGCATGGAGGTCGGGATCGTGCTGGCCATCATCGGCACGATCGTGGGGGAGTACCTGGGCGGCAGCGAGGGGCTGGGCTACCTGGTGGTGCGCACGCTCAACGCGCTCGACGCGCCCGCGTTGTTCGCGGTGATCATCCTGTTGTCGGTGCTGGGGTTGGTGCTGTACTTCGTGGTCAACGGCCTGAAACGGTTCTTCATCCCGTGGCACGAGTCCGTCTACAGCATGCAGGAGACCAATGCCTGA
- a CDS encoding ABC transporter ATP-binding protein: protein MSAHHAETLTAAPRQAAPPKLELAGVGKEFRSKRATTRALHDITLTISDGEFVSVIGRSGCGKTTLLRTLAGLQSPSEGQILVEGRSLWNGSRVDSSVVSELGVVFQDANLFPWYSVADNIALPLKLRGAGKRERRERAHELAKLVGLAGFEKSYPRELSGGMRQRVAIARALSTRPKLLLMDEPFGALDALTRERMNAELQRIALATKATVVFVTHDITEAVFLGDRVVQLSPRPGRISEIRTVDFPKPRDFDVQTEPEFGRIVRELRHALDRQE from the coding sequence ATGTCCGCGCACCACGCCGAGACGCTCACCGCGGCCCCGCGGCAGGCCGCACCGCCGAAGCTGGAGCTCGCCGGTGTCGGCAAGGAGTTCCGGTCCAAACGCGCCACCACCCGCGCACTGCACGACATCACGCTGACGATCAGCGACGGCGAGTTCGTGTCCGTGATCGGCCGCTCCGGCTGCGGCAAGACGACCCTGCTGCGCACGCTCGCCGGGCTGCAGAGCCCGTCCGAGGGGCAGATCCTCGTGGAGGGCCGGTCGCTGTGGAACGGGTCCAGAGTGGACTCCTCCGTGGTGTCCGAACTCGGCGTGGTCTTCCAGGACGCCAACCTGTTCCCGTGGTACTCGGTCGCCGACAACATCGCGCTGCCCCTGAAGCTGCGTGGCGCGGGCAAGCGTGAACGCCGGGAACGGGCCCACGAGCTGGCGAAGCTGGTGGGGCTGGCCGGGTTCGAGAAGTCCTACCCGCGCGAGCTGTCCGGCGGGATGCGGCAGCGCGTGGCGATCGCGCGGGCGCTGTCCACGCGGCCGAAGCTGCTGCTGATGGACGAGCCGTTCGGCGCGCTGGACGCGCTGACCCGGGAGCGGATGAACGCCGAGCTGCAACGGATCGCGCTCGCCACCAAGGCGACCGTCGTGTTCGTCACCCACGACATCACCGAGGCGGTGTTCCTCGGCGACCGGGTGGTGCAGCTGAGCCCGCGGCCGGGCCGCATCAGCGAGATCCGCACGGTGGACTTCCCCAAGCCGCGTGATTTCGACGTCCAGACCGAGCCGGAGTTCGGCCGGATCGTGCGCGAACTGCGGCACGCCCTCGACAGGCAGGAGTGA